A portion of the Luxibacter massiliensis genome contains these proteins:
- the tilS gene encoding tRNA lysidine(34) synthetase TilS, giving the protein MIEKVLKFIEKYHMIVKGDKVIAGISGGADSVFLLFVLLELQKRLGIDIVSVHINHGIRGAAADADEQFVRELCVRHGVESVVYHENVELIAKNRKQSLEEAGRAVRREAFEKALLKYGGTKIAMAHHQNDNAETLLMNLARGAGLKGLGGIRPVNGKVIRPLLCLSRQEIEVYLQEKGCSYCLDETNEGDEYTRNRIRHMVIPVLEEQVNKKAVRHMNEAMERILEQQEYMEVQTDEAFGKCVGLTSGGMLKIQKKEFERQHPAIQKQLVLRCLAEISGSERNISQIHVKAVLSLFRMQCGKRRDLPYGVSAVRNYEGIVLKKSREGKAENREGPDAGFSPRWLNIPGVTDIPERNLKIHCRILENTEGFSVKHVPQKNYTKWFDYDIIKNSLIVRTRQSKDSIVIDRAGKRQKLKSYFINEKIPAEERSKLLLIADSEQIIWILGYRMSSACQITEQTNRVLEIKVTEDKGYVRED; this is encoded by the coding sequence ATTGAAAAAGTACTCAAGTTTATAGAAAAGTATCATATGATAGTAAAAGGGGACAAGGTAATCGCAGGGATATCGGGCGGAGCGGACTCGGTATTCCTGCTTTTTGTGCTATTAGAGCTGCAAAAGAGGCTGGGAATTGATATTGTGTCGGTTCATATCAACCATGGGATACGGGGGGCAGCGGCGGATGCAGATGAGCAGTTTGTGAGGGAGCTCTGTGTAAGACATGGGGTAGAATCTGTAGTTTATCATGAAAATGTGGAATTAATTGCTAAAAACCGGAAACAATCTCTTGAGGAGGCGGGCCGAGCTGTGCGCAGGGAGGCTTTTGAAAAAGCGCTCTTAAAGTATGGGGGAACCAAGATCGCAATGGCCCACCATCAGAATGACAATGCAGAAACCCTGCTGATGAATCTGGCGAGGGGGGCTGGACTGAAGGGGCTGGGCGGAATACGCCCCGTCAATGGGAAGGTGATCCGGCCCCTTTTGTGCCTTAGCAGACAGGAGATTGAAGTGTATTTGCAGGAGAAGGGATGCAGTTACTGTCTGGATGAAACTAACGAGGGGGATGAGTATACACGGAACCGGATCCGGCATATGGTGATACCGGTTTTGGAGGAGCAGGTGAATAAAAAAGCCGTCCGGCATATGAATGAAGCCATGGAGCGTATTCTTGAGCAGCAGGAATATATGGAAGTACAGACGGACGAAGCATTTGGAAAGTGTGTGGGACTAACATCAGGAGGAATGCTTAAAATCCAGAAAAAGGAGTTTGAAAGACAGCATCCTGCTATTCAGAAACAGCTTGTGCTAAGGTGTCTGGCGGAAATATCCGGGTCGGAAAGAAACATCTCCCAGATCCATGTTAAGGCCGTGCTTAGCTTGTTCCGTATGCAGTGCGGCAAAAGAAGGGATCTGCCCTATGGGGTAAGCGCAGTAAGAAATTATGAAGGAATTGTGCTTAAGAAAAGCCGGGAGGGCAAGGCAGAAAACCGGGAAGGGCCGGATGCCGGATTTTCGCCCCGTTGGCTGAACATACCGGGAGTCACGGACATACCGGAGCGGAATTTAAAGATCCACTGCAGAATTCTTGAGAATACAGAAGGTTTTTCGGTGAAACATGTGCCCCAAAAAAACTACACGAAATGGTTTGACTATGATATAATAAAAAACAGCCTGATTGTCAGGACAAGGCAGAGTAAGGACAGCATTGTGATAGACAGGGCCGGTAAAAGACAGAAATTAAAGTCTTATTTTATTAATGAGAAGATTCCGGCAGAAGAACGCAGCAAGCTTCTTTTGATTGCAGACTCTGAACAGATTATATGGATATTGGGGTACCGTATGAGCAGTGCCTGCCAGATCACTGAGCAGACGAATCGGGTGCTTGAGATAAAAGTAACGGAGGATAAAGGGTATGTCAGAGAAGATTAG